From one Phragmitibacter flavus genomic stretch:
- a CDS encoding PQQ-binding-like beta-propeller repeat protein, whose translation MNFDRLLLGLLMGTLTAGGLNAEEWSRFRGPNGSGVAEVKDVPVKLDDGTLAWSASVGKGWSSPVLWEGKVYLTAEASDSKRLVKCLDALDGSLLWSYELPYKEHKQHHFNTFASSTPFVNEAGVFVNWTNGETVEALALNHEGKLLWRRENLSAYVHEHGSGSSALVVDGVMVVRCEFQGPENVILGLDAKTGETKWKLPVETSKNTYSTPVVRETSKGREVMMANEANGFFGVDVVSGKMNWQHNPGYKQRSVGSFGFDGKRLFGTMGSGGGGKESALLDFSAGGDKPVEGYKLTAGIPYVPTPLVVDGLMYLLGDGGIFKCVDFATGEQIYEERLTGKGGSSTKFFSSPVAADGKIYCCSQRGEVLVLKAGKVFEVLEVSELGEAINATPALEEGRIYVRSGEELKVFGKKAKVKG comes from the coding sequence ATGAATTTTGACCGACTGCTCTTGGGATTGTTGATGGGAACGCTGACGGCGGGAGGACTGAATGCTGAGGAGTGGTCGAGATTTCGCGGTCCGAACGGGTCGGGGGTGGCGGAGGTGAAGGATGTGCCGGTGAAGCTGGATGATGGGACGCTTGCCTGGAGTGCGTCGGTCGGCAAAGGGTGGTCGTCGCCGGTGTTGTGGGAGGGGAAGGTGTATCTGACCGCAGAGGCGTCGGATTCAAAACGGTTGGTGAAGTGCCTGGATGCTTTGGATGGAAGTCTGCTTTGGTCGTATGAGCTGCCCTATAAAGAACACAAACAGCATCATTTTAATACTTTCGCTTCGTCGACGCCGTTTGTGAATGAGGCGGGGGTGTTTGTGAACTGGACGAATGGGGAGACGGTGGAGGCGCTGGCCCTGAATCATGAAGGGAAGCTGTTGTGGAGACGGGAAAATTTGTCGGCTTATGTGCACGAGCATGGGTCGGGCAGTTCGGCCTTGGTGGTGGACGGGGTGATGGTGGTGAGGTGTGAGTTTCAGGGTCCGGAGAATGTCATTCTCGGATTGGATGCGAAGACGGGGGAGACAAAGTGGAAGTTGCCGGTGGAGACTTCGAAAAACACTTACAGCACGCCGGTGGTGCGTGAGACGTCGAAGGGACGCGAGGTGATGATGGCGAATGAGGCCAATGGATTTTTTGGAGTGGATGTGGTGTCGGGCAAGATGAACTGGCAGCACAATCCGGGGTATAAGCAGCGCAGTGTGGGATCGTTTGGTTTTGACGGGAAACGGTTGTTTGGGACGATGGGGTCGGGTGGGGGCGGCAAGGAGAGTGCGCTGCTGGATTTTTCGGCGGGCGGGGACAAGCCGGTTGAGGGGTATAAGCTGACGGCGGGGATTCCCTATGTGCCGACGCCGTTGGTGGTGGATGGGTTGATGTATCTGTTGGGGGACGGGGGAATTTTTAAGTGTGTGGATTTTGCCACGGGGGAGCAGATTTATGAGGAACGGCTGACGGGCAAGGGCGGGAGCAGCACGAAGTTTTTCTCGAGTCCGGTGGCGGCGGATGGGAAGATCTATTGTTGTTCGCAGCGGGGTGAGGTGCTGGTGCTGAAGGCGGGGAAGGTTTTTGAGGTGCTGGAGGTGAGTGAGTTGGGGGAGGCGATCAATGCGACGCCGGCATTGGAGGAGGGAAGGATTTATGTGAGATCCGGGGAGGAGTTGAAGGTGTTTGGGAAGAAGGCGAAGGTGAAGGGCTGA
- a CDS encoding DUF7133 domain-containing protein, producing the protein MRRAAIALLLSATFISCAPAKDDLKAKVDTTPWIEPDFPFFSSVLDARHLGEPHAKNNLTPRGIILNLGHNLWACFDTDLLRIACIWQSEEGKPPTTLNALAPGSYQIAGQKTKDGQEHLPVPQGKILLTNGIYPGWQVLQSETDTPTFTDPRPAPFTPEEIGRGPLSSQNGKLTALRYDSKGVSFTISLAGIDIDIDAAPRKTDLVPGITTLFTIAPHEKSLALVLGKIPNLLSPDLSDSVFLLGNTSPDDNSTLALSVGTDSPEGTTLEKAVLKCAPDGTYYVFVPPSTATQHVLLELIALHSKPDHPAKSNSKQKDPFSAAPLWSTPSPLTTTATLAPSSDAAYVTDSIPLPNDNPWHRKVRLADLTFLDNNGNAAGVTFDGDIWLISGLKGDLKDVTWKRYTSGLHEPMSIVARDKDLFVFDRNGIWKILDQNGDGEADTHEMFCNLFTQTAETREFPNSMKLGPDGALYLAKGGQQGTTIGKDNGSVLRIAPDGKSYTTIAHGLRQPFIGVHPKTGLVTASDQQGNYVPSTPFHILKDNQYYGFLSDLLPEEKYPAPIAEPLAWIPHPVNPSGASQVWLTGANMGPLNDECIHIGYNRPELFRVLLDDPANPTRATVVPFSRDLDLPPLNGIVNPADGQLYITGFQVWGTTAKPISGLARIRYTGKPRLLLKDLSPTDKGVLLRFNLPLDPTTAADLASYSIERWNYQRTPKYGSPHLKLDGTPGQEWMQPSSAYLSTDKLSLFLGIPDMKPVMQMRVGWGIKGADGLPAQNSAYFTPAKLQPFDPIKENFGDIQIDLTPKQPVAAVTEEKPTLEQGKRLAEMTGCIACHSIDGSVVGKVGPSWKGLYGSERLLKDGKTKVKADAPYLHESIIDPNAKVIKGYEKFDAGMPIYNGILTESQIQSLILYIKSL; encoded by the coding sequence ATGCGTCGTGCTGCTATCGCCCTCCTCCTTTCTGCCACCTTCATCTCCTGCGCCCCCGCCAAGGACGACCTCAAAGCCAAAGTCGACACCACTCCCTGGATCGAACCCGACTTCCCCTTCTTCTCCTCCGTTCTCGACGCCCGCCACCTCGGCGAACCCCACGCCAAAAACAATCTCACCCCGCGCGGCATCATCCTCAACCTCGGCCACAACCTCTGGGCTTGTTTTGACACCGACCTCCTCCGCATCGCCTGCATCTGGCAGTCCGAAGAAGGAAAGCCCCCCACCACCCTCAACGCCCTCGCCCCCGGCTCCTATCAAATCGCCGGACAAAAAACCAAAGACGGCCAGGAACACCTCCCCGTCCCCCAAGGCAAAATCCTCCTCACCAACGGCATCTACCCCGGCTGGCAGGTGCTCCAATCCGAAACCGACACTCCCACCTTCACCGACCCCCGCCCCGCGCCCTTCACTCCAGAAGAAATCGGCCGCGGCCCTTTATCTAGTCAAAATGGCAAGCTCACGGCCCTACGCTACGATTCGAAGGGTGTTTCGTTCACCATTAGTCTGGCCGGTATTGATATCGATATTGATGCAGCGCCAAGAAAAACTGACTTAGTCCCGGGTATCACCACTCTTTTTACAATTGCCCCTCATGAAAAATCGTTAGCGCTGGTTCTCGGGAAAATACCCAACCTGCTAAGCCCAGATCTGAGTGACTCGGTGTTTCTTCTAGGCAACACCTCTCCAGATGATAATTCTACTCTAGCTTTATCGGTTGGCACGGATTCTCCCGAAGGAACTACTCTTGAAAAAGCTGTCCTAAAATGTGCGCCAGACGGCACTTATTATGTCTTCGTTCCTCCTTCCACTGCCACCCAGCATGTCTTGTTGGAGTTGATTGCCTTACACAGCAAACCAGACCATCCTGCCAAGTCTAACTCTAAACAAAAAGACCCTTTCAGCGCAGCCCCCCTTTGGTCCACCCCAAGCCCCCTCACCACCACCGCCACCCTCGCCCCATCCTCCGACGCCGCCTACGTCACCGACTCCATCCCCCTCCCCAACGACAACCCTTGGCACCGCAAAGTCCGCCTCGCCGACCTCACCTTCCTGGACAACAACGGCAACGCCGCCGGCGTCACCTTCGACGGCGACATCTGGCTCATCTCCGGCCTCAAAGGCGACCTCAAAGACGTCACCTGGAAACGCTACACCTCCGGCCTCCACGAACCCATGTCCATCGTCGCCCGCGACAAAGACCTCTTCGTCTTCGACCGCAACGGCATCTGGAAAATCCTCGATCAAAACGGCGACGGCGAAGCCGACACCCACGAAATGTTCTGCAACCTCTTCACCCAAACCGCCGAAACCCGCGAGTTCCCCAACAGCATGAAACTCGGCCCCGATGGCGCCCTCTACCTTGCCAAAGGCGGCCAGCAAGGCACCACCATCGGCAAAGACAACGGCAGCGTCCTTCGAATTGCCCCCGACGGCAAATCCTACACCACCATCGCCCACGGCCTGCGCCAGCCCTTCATCGGCGTCCACCCCAAAACCGGACTTGTCACCGCCAGCGACCAGCAAGGCAACTACGTCCCCTCCACCCCCTTCCACATCCTCAAGGACAACCAATACTACGGCTTTCTCAGCGACCTCCTCCCCGAAGAAAAATACCCCGCCCCCATCGCCGAACCGCTCGCCTGGATCCCCCATCCGGTCAATCCCTCCGGTGCCTCCCAGGTCTGGCTCACCGGAGCCAACATGGGCCCTCTCAACGACGAATGCATCCACATCGGCTACAATCGACCCGAACTCTTCCGCGTCCTCCTCGATGATCCCGCCAACCCTACCCGCGCCACCGTCGTCCCCTTCAGCCGCGACCTCGACCTCCCGCCTCTCAACGGCATCGTCAACCCCGCCGACGGCCAGCTCTACATCACCGGCTTTCAAGTCTGGGGCACCACCGCCAAACCCATCAGCGGCCTCGCACGCATCCGTTACACTGGCAAACCCCGACTTCTCCTCAAAGACCTTAGCCCCACCGACAAAGGCGTCCTCCTTCGTTTCAATCTTCCTCTCGACCCCACCACCGCCGCCGACCTCGCCAGCTACAGCATCGAACGCTGGAACTATCAGCGCACCCCAAAATACGGCTCCCCCCACCTCAAGCTCGACGGCACCCCCGGCCAGGAATGGATGCAACCCAGCAGCGCCTACCTCTCCACCGACAAACTTAGCCTCTTCCTCGGCATCCCCGACATGAAACCCGTCATGCAAATGCGCGTCGGCTGGGGCATCAAAGGGGCCGACGGACTCCCCGCCCAAAACAGCGCCTACTTCACCCCCGCCAAACTCCAACCCTTCGACCCTATCAAGGAAAACTTCGGCGACATCCAAATCGATCTCACCCCCAAACAACCCGTCGCCGCCGTCACCGAAGAAAAACCCACCCTCGAACAAGGCAAACGCCTCGCTGAAATGACCGGTTGCATCGCCTGTCACAGCATCGACGGCAGTGTCGTCGGAAAAGTCGGCCCCAGCTGGAAAGGCCTGTATGGCAGCGAACGCCTCCTCAAAGACGGCAAAACCAAAGTCAAAGCCGACGCCCCCTATCTCCACGAATCCATCATCGACCCCAACGCCAAAGTCATCAAAGGCTACGAAAAATTCGACGCCGGCATGCCCATCTACAACGGCATCCTCACCGAATCCCAAATCCAGTCCCTCATCCTCTACATCAAATCCCTGTGA